Proteins co-encoded in one Brassica oleracea var. oleracea cultivar TO1000 chromosome C4, BOL, whole genome shotgun sequence genomic window:
- the LOC106337641 gene encoding uncharacterized protein LOC106337641 isoform X2 produces MDFKGIAWVGSVYQKFEAMCLEVEEIIVQDTAKYVGNSVKRFCSDVVQDLRPNDSVGKESPVSTLHEYAPVCSSFKKKREEQDVTEGKKDGFAMELRGLDADDYDICTSPSQSSCGGPYRRTRLGRKQGFKKEVTRPCIQKDSTSLSMVHRTRVRNDVGTVKSSDPPPPPPGEVARLVSKEECYRSDNQHGLTMVSSVRSQDAEIRTKDEHSLAVADSVRCKDSVIQPCVAISLPSGSDGKTSSSSVSEQKSEILQQLSGRSVEESCIIVDRDELHCVFPDKEENDKRKPYKIRDAISSRMKQNREQEYKQLARQWYTEDVQNGRECGENLKQIEEDRSSQESEWELL; encoded by the exons ATGGATTTTAAAGGTATAGCATGGGTAGGAAGTGTCTACCAGAAGTTCGAAGCAATGTGCTTAGAGGTTGAAGAAATCATCGTCCAG GACACAGCTAAGTACGTTGGGAACTCTGTGAAGAGATTCTGTTCCGATGTGGTTCAAGATCTGCGTCCCAACGACTCTGTAGGAAAAGAATCACCCGTCTCTACGTTACATGAATACGCTCCTGTTTGCTCTTCCTTCAAAAAGAAAAGAGAAGAACAAGATGTAACCGAGGGGAAGAAGGATGGATTTGCAATGGAGCTCCGTGGTCTTGACGCAGATGATTACGATATTTGTACTTCTCCAAGCCAGTCTAGTTGCGGAGGTCCGTATAGAAGGACAAGACTCGGTCGCAAACAAGGGTTTAAGAAAGAAGTCACCAGGCCTTGCATACAGAAAGACTCAACTAGTTTATCAATGGTTCATAGAACTCGTGTTAGAAACGATGTTGGAACTGTAAAGTCAAGTGATCCTCCTCCTCCTCCTCCAGGTGAAGTGGCAAGACTCGTCTCTAAAGAGGAGTGTTATAGAAGCGACAATCAGCACGGTCTAACAATGGTTAGTTCTGTTAGAAGTCAAGATGCAGAGATTAGAACCAAAGATGAACACAGTCTTGCAGTGGCTGACTCTGTTAGGTGTAAAGATTCAGTGATTCAACCATGTGTTGCCATAAGCTTACCTTCAGGATCTGATGGTAAAACTAGTTCGAGTTCTGTCTCTGAGCAGAAGTCAGAGATTCTTCAACAGCTTAGTGGAAGATCAGTTGAAGAAAGCTGTATCATTGTGGACAGAGACGAGTTGCATTGTGTTTTTCCTGACAAGGAGGAGAATGACAAACGCAAACCTTACAAG ATCAGAGACGCTATATCTTCAAGAATGAAGCAAAACAGAGAACAAGAATACAAGCAACTTGCTCGTCAATGGTACACAGAAGATGTGCAAAATGGTAGAGAATGTGGCGAGAATCTGAAACAGATTGAGGAAGATCGATCATCACAAGAATCTGAATGGGAGCTTCTGTGA
- the LOC106337641 gene encoding uncharacterized protein LOC106337641 isoform X1: MDFKGIAWVGSVYQKFEAMCLEVEEIIVQDTAKYVGNSVKRFCSDVVQDLRPNDSVGKESPVSTLHEYAPVCSSFKKKREEQDVTEGKKDGFAMELRGLDADDYDICTSPSQSSCGGPYRRTRLGRKQGFKKEVTRPCIQKDSTSLSMVHRTRVRNDVGTVKSSDPPPPPPGEVARLVSKEECYRSDNQHGLTMVSSVRSQDAEIRTKDEHSLAVADSVRCKDSVIQPCVAISLPSGSDGKTSSSSVSEQKSEILQQLSGRSVEESCIIVDRDELHCVFPDKEENDKRKPYKKIRDAISSRMKQNREQEYKQLARQWYTEDVQNGRECGENLKQIEEDRSSQESEWELL; encoded by the exons ATGGATTTTAAAGGTATAGCATGGGTAGGAAGTGTCTACCAGAAGTTCGAAGCAATGTGCTTAGAGGTTGAAGAAATCATCGTCCAG GACACAGCTAAGTACGTTGGGAACTCTGTGAAGAGATTCTGTTCCGATGTGGTTCAAGATCTGCGTCCCAACGACTCTGTAGGAAAAGAATCACCCGTCTCTACGTTACATGAATACGCTCCTGTTTGCTCTTCCTTCAAAAAGAAAAGAGAAGAACAAGATGTAACCGAGGGGAAGAAGGATGGATTTGCAATGGAGCTCCGTGGTCTTGACGCAGATGATTACGATATTTGTACTTCTCCAAGCCAGTCTAGTTGCGGAGGTCCGTATAGAAGGACAAGACTCGGTCGCAAACAAGGGTTTAAGAAAGAAGTCACCAGGCCTTGCATACAGAAAGACTCAACTAGTTTATCAATGGTTCATAGAACTCGTGTTAGAAACGATGTTGGAACTGTAAAGTCAAGTGATCCTCCTCCTCCTCCTCCAGGTGAAGTGGCAAGACTCGTCTCTAAAGAGGAGTGTTATAGAAGCGACAATCAGCACGGTCTAACAATGGTTAGTTCTGTTAGAAGTCAAGATGCAGAGATTAGAACCAAAGATGAACACAGTCTTGCAGTGGCTGACTCTGTTAGGTGTAAAGATTCAGTGATTCAACCATGTGTTGCCATAAGCTTACCTTCAGGATCTGATGGTAAAACTAGTTCGAGTTCTGTCTCTGAGCAGAAGTCAGAGATTCTTCAACAGCTTAGTGGAAGATCAGTTGAAGAAAGCTGTATCATTGTGGACAGAGACGAGTTGCATTGTGTTTTTCCTGACAAGGAGGAGAATGACAAACGCAAACCTTACAAG AAGATCAGAGACGCTATATCTTCAAGAATGAAGCAAAACAGAGAACAAGAATACAAGCAACTTGCTCGTCAATGGTACACAGAAGATGTGCAAAATGGTAGAGAATGTGGCGAGAATCTGAAACAGATTGAGGAAGATCGATCATCACAAGAATCTGAATGGGAGCTTCTGTGA
- the LOC106341627 gene encoding mavicyanin-like, translated as MPWINSKLFFTSLIIIVALIGVGVGGTVHKVGDSSGWTMMGVDYQAWASSRTFQVGDSLVFEYNNELHDVTEVTTHDFELCYSSNPFARYQTGSDTVTLTKPGFQVLGHCDIGQKLGILVFPASLGPVAAPVPGPVRSPSSSMSPSPSPLATSPTNAPQYQMGPSPL; from the coding sequence ATGCCTTGGATCAATAGCAAACTTTTCTTCACTTCTCTTATTATTATTGTGGCACTTATTGGGGTTGGAGTAGGAGGAACGGTTCACAAAGTCGGCGACTCGAGCGGATGGACCATGATGGGTGTGGATTACCAAGCTTGGGCTTCTTCAAGAACTTTTCAAGTAGGAGACTCACTGGTCTTCGAATACAACAACGAGTTGCACGACGTCACTGAAGTCACTACCCATGATTTCGAGCTATGCTACTCGTCTAATCCGTTTGCGAGGTACCAAACTGGATCAGACACGGTAACTCTAACCAAACCTGGATTTCAAGTTCTTGGTCACTGCGACATAGGACAAAAGCTTGGCATCCTCGTCTTCCCGGCCTCGTTGGGTCCAGTGGCTGCTCCAGTTCCGGGACCAGTCAGATCACCAAGCTCTTCTATGTCTCCTTCACCTTCTCCCTTGGCTACTTCACCAACCAATGCTCCACAATATCAGATGGGACCATCACCTCTTTGA
- the LOC106339052 gene encoding blue copper protein-like, whose translation MAWINSKLFFTSLMIIVALIGVGVGGTVHKVGDSSGWTMMGVDYQAWASSRTFQVGDSLVFEYNNEFHDVTEVTPHDFELCYSSNPLASKLFFTSLIITVALIGVGVGGTVHKVGDSSGWTMMGVDYQAWASSRTFQVGDSLVFEYNNEFHDVTEVIPHDFELCYSSNPLARYQTGSDTVTLTKPGFQNFICGVPGHCDIGQKLHILVFPASLGPVAAPVPGPVRSPSSYMSPSPTNAPQYQMGPSPI comes from the exons ATGGCTTGGATCAATAGCAAACTTTTCTTCACTTCTCTTATGATTATTGTGGCACTTATTGGGGTTGGAGTAGGAGGAACGGTTCACAAAGTCGGCGACTCGAGCGGATGGACCATGATGGGTGTGGATTACCAAGCTTGGGCTTCTTCAAGAACTTTTCAAGTAGGAGACTCACTGGTCTTCGAATACAACAACGAGTTCCACGACGTCACTGAAGTCACTCCCCATGATTTCGAGCTATGCTACTCGTCTAATCCGTTAGCGAG CAAACTTTTCTTCACTTCTCTTATTATTACTGTGGCACTTATTGGGGTTGGAGTAGGAGGAACGGTTCACAAAGTCGGCGACTCGAGCGGATGGACCATGATGGGTGTGGATTACCAAGCTTGGGCTTCTTCAAGAACTTTTCAAGTAGGAGACTCACTGGTCTTCGAATACAACAACGAGTTCCACGACGTCACTGAAGTCATTCCCCATGATTTCGAGCTATGCTACTCGTCTAATCCGTTAGCGAGGTACCAAACTGGATCAGACACGGTAACTCTAACCAAACCTGGATTTCAAAACTTCATATGCGGAGTTCCTGGTCACTGCGACATAGGACAAAAGCTTCACATCCTCGTCTTTCCGGCCTCGTTGGGTCCAGTGGCTGCTCCAGTTCCGGGACCAGTCAGATCACCAAGCTCTTATATGTCTCCTTCACCAACCAATGCTCCACAATATCAGATGGGACCATCACCTATTTGA
- the LOC106341252 gene encoding pre-mRNA-processing-splicing factor 8-like, with protein sequence MWNNNDGMPLAPPGTGGPMIPPPHPSYTSLPPPPSNPAPPAEPTPEEAEAKLEEKARKWMQLNSKRYGDKRKFGFVETQKEDMPPEHVRKIIRDHGDMSSKKFRHDKRVYLGALKFVPHAVFKLLENMPMPWEQVRDVKVLYHITGAITFVNEIPWVVEPIYMAQWGTMWIMMRREKRDRRHFKRMRFPPFDDEEPPLDYADNLLDVDPLEPIQLELDEEEDSAVHTWFYDHKPLVKTKLINGPSYRKWNLSLPIMATLHRLAGQLLSDLIDRNYFYLFDMPSFFTAKALNMCIPGGPKFEPLYRDMEKGDEDWNEFNDINKLIIRSPLRTEYRIAFPHLYNNRPRKVKLCVYHSPMVMYIKTEDPDLPAFYYDPLLHPISNTNKERRERNVFEDDGEDDFILPEGVEPLLKDTHLYTDTTAAGISLLFAPRPFNMRSGRTRRSEDIPLVSEWFKEHCPPSYPVKVRVSYQKLLKCYVLNELHHRPPKAQKKKHLFRSLAATKFFQSTELDWVEVGLQVCRQGYNMLNLLIHRKNLNYLHLDYNFNLKPVKTLTTKERKKSRFGNAFHLCREILRLTKLVVDANVQFRLGNVDAFQLADGLQYIFSHVGQLTGMYRYKYRLMRQIRMCKDLKHLIYYRFNTGPVGKGPGCGFWAPMWRVWLFFLRGIVPLLERWLGNLLARQFEGRHSKGVAKTVTKQRVESHFDLELRAAVMHDVLDAMPEGIKQNKARTILQHLSEAWRCWKANIPWKVPGLPVPIENMILRYVKSKADWWTNVAHYNRERIRRGATVDKTVCRKNLGRLTRLWLKAEQERQHNYLKDGPYVTPEEALAIYTTTVHWLESRKFSPIPFPPLSYKHDTKLLILALERLKESYSVAVRLNQQQREELGLIEQAYDNPHEALSRIKRHLLTQRGFKEVGIEFMDLYSYLIPVYEIEPLEKITDAYLDQYLWYEGDKRHLFPNWIKPADSEPPPLLVYKWCQGINNLQGIWDTGDGQCVVMLQTKFEKFFEKIDLTMLNRLLRLVLDHNIADYVSAKNNVVLSYKDMSHTNSYGLIRGLQFASFVVQFYGLLLDLLLLGLTRASEIAGPPQMPNEFMTFWDTKVETRHPIRLYSRYIDKVHIMFKFTHEEARDLIQRYLTEHPDPNNENMVGYNNKKCWPRDARMRLMKHDVNLGRSVFWDMKNRLPRSITTLEWENGFVSVYSKDNPNLLFSMCGFEVRILPKIRMTQEAFSNTRDGVWNLQNEQTKERTAVAFLRVDDEHMKVFENRVRQILMSSGSTTFTKIVNKWNTALIGLMTYFREATVHTQELLDLLVKCENKIQTRIKIGLNSKMPSRFPPVIFYTPKEIGGLGMLSMGHILIPQSDLRYSKQTDVGVTHFRSGMSHEEDQLIPNLYRYIQPWESEFIDSQRVWAEYALKRQEAQAQNRRLTLEDLEDSWDRGIPRINTLFQKDRHTLAYDKGWRVRTDFKQYQVLKQNPFWWTHQRHDGKLWNLNNYRTDVIQALGGVEGILEHTLFKGTYFPTWEGLFWEKASGFEESMKYKKLTNAQRSGLNQIPNRRFTLWWSPTINRANVYVGFQVQLDLTGIFMHGKIPTLKISLIQIFRAHLWQKIHESVVMDLCQVLDQELDALEIETVQKETIHPRKSYKMNSSCADVLLFAAHKWPMSKPSLVAESKDVFDQKASNKYWIDVQLRWGDYDSHDIERYTRAKFMDYTTDNMSIYPSPTGVMIGLDLAYNLHSAFGNWFPGSKPLLAQAMNKIMKSNPALYVLRERIRKGLQLYSSEPTEPYLSSQNYGEIFSNQIIWFVDDTNVYRVTIHKTFEGNLTTKPINGAIFIFNPRTGQLFLKVIHTSVWAGQKRLGQLAKWKTAEEVAALVRSLPVEEQPKQVIVTRKGMLDPLEVHLLDFPNIVIKGSELQLPFQACLKIEKFGDLILKATEPQMVLFNIYDDWLKSISSYTAFSRLILILRALHVNNEKAKMLLKPDKSVVTEPHHIWPSLTDDQWMKVEVALRDLILSDYAKKNNVNTSALTQSEIRDIILGAEITPPSQQRQQIAEIEKQAKEASQLNAVTTRTVNVHGEELIVTTTSPYEQTAFGSKTDWRVRAISATNLYLRVNHIYVNSDDIKETGYTYIMPKNILKKFICVADLRTQIAGYLYGISPPDNPQVKEIRCVVMVPQWGSHQHVNLPSALPEHDFLNDLEPLGWLHTQPNELPQLAPQDVTAHSRILENNKQWDGEKCIILTCSFTPGSCSLTSYKLTQAGYEWGRLNKDTGSNPHGYLPTHYEKVQMLLSDRFLGFYMVPENGPWNYNFMGVKHTVGMKYSVKLGSPKEYYHEEHRPTHFLEFSNMEEADIVEGDREDTFA encoded by the exons ATGTGGAACAACAACGACGGTATGCCGTTAGCCCCTCCCGGCACCGGCGGCCCGATGATTCCGCCGCCGCATCCTTCTTACACCTCCCTTCCACCGCCGCCTTCTAATCCAGCTCCTCCGGCCGAGCCTACTCCCGAGGAAGCCGAGGCGAAGCTCGAGGAGAAGGCCCGCAAATGGATGCAGCTGAACTCGAAGCGCTACGGCGACAAGAGGAAGTTCGGATTCGTGGAGACTCAGAAGGAGGACATGCCGCCTGAGCACGTCAGGAAGATTATCAG GGATCATGGTGATATGTCGTCGAAGAAGTTTCGTCACGATAAACGTGTATACCTTGGAGCTCTTAAGTTCGTCCCTCACGCTGTGTTCAAGCTTCTGGAGAATATGCCTATGCCTTGGGAGCAG GTTCGAGATGTAAAAGTTCTCTACCACATTACCGGAGCTATTACGTTCGTCAACGAGATCCCATGGGTTGTGGAACCTATTTACATGGCTCAG TGGGGAACTATGTGGATTATGATGCGAAGGGAGAAGAGGGATCGTCGTCATTTCAAGCGAATGCGGTTTCCACCGTTTGATGATGAGGAGCCTCCACTGGACTACGCTGACAACTTGTTGGACGTGGATCCTCTTGAGCCAATTCAGTTGGAGCTAGACGAGGAAGAAGATTCTGCTGTGCACACTTGGTTTTATGACCACAAGCCACTAGTGAAGACCAAGCTGATTAATGGTCCCAGTTACCGGAAGTGGAATCTCTCTCTTCCGATAATGGCTACCCTTCACAGGCTTGCAGGCCAGTTGCTGTCGGATTTGATTGATCGTAACTACTTCTACTTGTTTGACATGCCGTCTTTCTTCACCGCCAAGGCTCTGAACATGTGCATACCTG GTGGTCCTAAGTTTGAACCTTTGTACCGTGATATGGAGAAAGGGGATGAAGACTGGAATGAGTTTAATGACATCAACAAGCTTATCATTCGTTCTCCTCTTCGAACTGAGTACAGAATAGCCTTTCCTCATCTCTACAACAATCGTCCCAGGAAAGTCAAACTCTGTGTGTATCACAGTCCTATGGTGATGTATATAAAGACCGAGGATCCTGATCTTCCTGCGTTTTATTATGATCCGTTGCTTCACCCGATAAGCAACACCAATAAGGAAAGGCGTGAAAGGAACGTTTTTGAAGATGATGGTGAGGATGACTTTATCTTACCAGAGGGAGTGGAACCTTTGCTGAAAGACACCCACCTCTACACTGACACTACAGCTGCTGGCATTTCATTGCTGTTTGCCCCACGACCTTTCAATATGAGGTCTGGGAGAACAAGGCGGTCAGAAGATATTCCCCTGGTGTCAGAGTGGTTCAAGGAGCACTG TCCTCCTTCTTATCCGGTTAAAGTTCGAGTTAGTTACCAAAAGCTTTTGAAGTGCTATGTCCTGAATGAGTTGCACCATAGACCACCTAAAGCCCAGAAGAAGAAGCACTTATTCCGCTCTCTTGCAGCTACAAAGTTTTTCCAGAGTACCGAGTTGGATTGGGTTGAAGTGGGTCTGCAAGTCTGCAGGCAGGGGTATAATATGCTGAACCTGCTGATCCACAGGAAGAATTTGAACTATCTGCATCTTGACTACAACTTCAACCTTAAGCCTGTTAAAACATTGACCACCAAAGAGCGAAAGAAGTCACGTTTTGGGAACGCTTTCCATCTCTGCCGTGAGATCCTCCGGCTGACAAAGCTTGTAGTTGATGCCAATGTCCAGTTCCGACTAGGAAATGTTGATGCTTTCCAGTTAGCTGACGGTCTGCAGTATATTTTCTCCCACGTTGGCCAGTTGACGGGTATGTACCGGTATAAATACAGACTGATGAGGCAGATTAGGATGTGCAAGGATTTGAAGCACTTGATTTACTACCGTTTCAATACGGGTCCTGTGGGTAAGGGACCAGGATGTGGATTTTGGGCTCCAATGTGGAGGGTATGGTTGTTTTTCCTTCGTGGAATAGTTCCTCTTCTTGAACGATGGTTGGGGAATCTTCTTGCTCGTCAGTTTGAGGGGCGTCATTCAAAAGGAGTTGCCAAAACTGTCACGAAACAGAGAGTTGAAAGCCACTTCGATTTGGAACTGCGAGCTGCTGTCATGCATGACGTTCTTGATGCCATGCCAG AGGGTATCAAGCAAAACAAAGCTCGGACAATATTGCAGCACCTTAGCGAGGCATGGCGATGTTGGAAAGCTAATATCCCTTGGAAAGTCCCTGGGTTACCTGTGCCAATTGAGAATATGATCCTGCGTTATGTCAAGTCTAAGGCTGATTGGTGGACAAATGTTGCTCACTACAATCGTGAGCGTATCAGAAGAGGGGCTACGGTTGATAAAACTGTTTGCAGAAAGAATCTTGGAAGGTTGACTCGTCTCTGGCTAAAGGCAGAACAG GAACGGCAGCACAATTACCTGAAAGATGGTCCATATGTCACTCCAGAGGAAGCACTAGCAATTTATACAACCACTGTTCACTGGCTGGAATCGAGGAAGTTTTCTCCAATTCCATTCCCGCCATTGTCGTACAAACATGACACAAAGTTGCTTATCCTGGCCCTTGAGAGACTGAAGGAATCATACAGTGTCGCTGTGAGGTTGAATCAGCAGCAGCGGGAGGAGCTTGGTCTGATTGAACAAGCGTATGACAATCCTCATGAAGCTCTGTCTAGAATTAAACGTCATCTCCTCACCCAGCGTGGCTTCAAAGAG GTTGGCATAGAGTTTATGGATCTGTACAGCTACCTGATTCCAGTTTATGAAATAGAGCCTCTGGAGAAAATTACTGATGCCTATCTTGACCAATACTTGTGGTACGAGGGTGATAAGCGCCACCTGTTCCCAAACTGGATCAAGCCAGCAGACTCAGAGCCGCCACCACTTCTGGTTTACAAGTGGTGTCAAGGTATCAATAATTTACAAGGCATATGGGACACAGGGGATGGGCAATGTGTGGTGATGCTCCAGACTAAGTTTGAAAAGTTCTTTGAGAAGATCGATTTGACCATGTTGAACAG GCTGCTTCGTTTGGTTCTTGACCACAATATTGCGGATTATGTGTCTGCCAAGAATAATGTGGTTCTGTCTTACAAAGATATGAGTCATACTAACTCGTATGGTCTTATTAGGGGCCTTCAGTTTGCATCTTTCGTTGTTCAGTTTTATGGACTATTGCTTGATCTTTTGCTTCTTGGTTTGACTCGGGCGAGTGAGATTGCTGGGCCACCACAGATGCCTAACGAGTTTATGACGTTTTGGGATACAAAAGTGGAGACACGTCATCCCATAAGACTGTATTCCCGGTACATAGACAAAGTTCATATAATGTTCAAATTTACCCATGAAGAGGCCAGGGATCTTATTCAGCGCTACCTTACTGAGCATCCTGATCCCAACAATGAAAACATGGTGGGATACAACAATAAGAAGTGCTGGCCAAGAGATGCAAGGATGAGGTTGATGAAACATGATG TCAATCTTGGTAGAAGTGTCTTTTGGGACATGAAGAATCGTCTTCCTCGGAGCATCACAACTTTGGAGTGGGAGAATGGCTTTGTCTCTGTCTACAGCAAGGATAATCCTAACCTGCTCTTCAGCAT GTGTGGATTTGAAGTTCGCATACTTCCAAAAATCAGGATGACTCAGGAAGCTTTCAGCAACACAAGAGATGGTGTCTGGAATCTGCAAAATGAGCAGACCAAGGAGAGGACTGCCGTTGCTTTTCTGCGGGTTGATGATGAACATATGAAGGTGTTTGAGAATCGTGTGAGGCAGATCCTTATGTCTTCAGGATCAACCACCTTCACCAAAATTGTCAATAAATGGAATACAGCTCTAATTG GTCTCATGACTTACTTCCGTGAAGCCACTGTGCATACGCAAGAGCTCTTGGATCTACTGGTCAAGTGTGAAAACAAAATTCAAACAAGGATTAAGATAGGGCTGAACTCAAAGATGCCTAGTCG ATTTCCTCCTGTTATCTTCTACACTCCAAAGGAAATTGGAGGGCTGGGAATGTTGTCAATGGGTCATATTTTGATTCCACAAAGTGACCTTCGGTACAGCAAGCAAACGGATGTTGGGGTAACCCACTTTAGGAGTGGAATGAGCCATGAGGAAGATCAGCTTATACCGAATCTATATCGTTACATACAGCCTTGGGAAAGTGAGTTTATTGATTCACAGCGGGTGTGGGCAGAGTATGCTTTAAAGAGGCAGGAAGCACAGGCCCAAAATAGGCGTCTTACATTGGAGGATTTGGAG GACTCTTGGGATAGGGGAATTCCTCGAATAAATACCCTCTTTCAGAAGGATAGGCACACGTTAGCGTATGATAAAGGTTGGAGGGTTCGGACCGACTTTAAGCAGTACCAGGTCCTCAAACAAAATCCTTTCTGGTGGACACATCAGAGGCACGATGGGAAGTTGTGGAACTTAAACAATTACCGAACTGATGTTATCCAAGCTCTTGGAGGTGTTGAGGGTATCCTTGAGCACACTTTATTCAAGGGGACATA TTTCCCAACGTGGGAGGGTCTTTTCTGGGAGAAGGCATCTGGGTTTGAGGAGTCGATGAAGTATAAGAAGCTGACGAATGCACAGAGGTCTGGTCTGAACCAGATTCCAAATAGAAGATTCACGCTTTGGTGGTCGCCAACAATTAATCGAGCGAATGTGTATGTGGGTTTCCAAGTGCAATTGGATCTGACCGGAATATTTATGCATGGAAAGATTCCTACACTCAAGATATCTCTGATTCAGATTTTCCGTGCCCATTTGTGGCAAAAGATCCATGAGAGTGTGGTTATGGATCTTTGTCAAGTATTGGACCAAGAGTTGGATGCTTTGGAGATTGAAACTGTTCAGAAGGAGACAATTCATCCAAGGAAGAGTTATAAGATGAACAGCTCTTGCGCTGATGTTCTTCTGTTTGCTGCCCATAAATGGCCAATGTCAAAACCAAGCCTGGTTGCTGAGTCAAAGGATGTGTTCGACCAGAAAGCTAGCAACAAGTATTGGATAGATGTGCAACTTCGGTGGGGAGATTATGATTCCCATGATATTGAGCGTTATACTAGGGCCAAATTCATGGATTATACCACTGATAACATGTCAATCTATCCATCTCCAACAG GTGTAATGATTGGACTTGATCTGGCATACAATTTGCATTCTGCCTTTGGCAATTGGTTCCCAGGTTCTAAACCTCTTCTTGCTCAAGCGATGAACAAGATCATGAAG TCTAATCCAGCTTTGTACGTGTTGAGAGAGAGGATAAGGAAAGGTTTGCAGTTATACTCATCTGAGCCTACAGAGCCATATTTGTCATCTCAAAACTATGGTGAAATATTCAGCAACCAAATAATATGGTTTGTGGATGATACAAATGTCTATCGTGTCACAATTCACAAGACATTTGAAGGAAATTTGACAACAAAGCCAATCAATGGTGCGATCTTTATTTTCAATCCAAGAACTGGGCAGCTATTCCTGAAG GTTATCCATACAAGCGTTTGGGCTGGTCAGAAGCGTCTTGGTCAGCTAGCGAAATGGAAAACTGCTGAAGAGGTGGCTGCACTTGTGCGGTCTCTCCCTGTTGAAGAACAGCCAAAACAAGTTATTGTTACGCGTAAAGGAATGCTCGATCCCCTTGAGGTCCACTTGCTGGATTTCCCCAACATTGTTATCAAGGGAAGTGAACTGCAGCTTCCGTTCCAGGCGTGCCTTAAGATTGAGAAGTTTGGTGATCTGATTTTGAAGGCCACAGAACCGCAGATGGTCCTATTCAATATCTATGATGATTGGTTGAAGAGTATCTCTTCCTACACTGCCTTTTCAAGACTTATTCTGATCCTTCGTGCGCTTCACGTGAATAATGAGAAGGCTAAGATGTTGTTGAAGCCCGACAAGTCTGTTGTCACTGAGCCCCATCACATCTGGCCCTCTCTCACTGACGACCAGTGGATGAAG GTGGAGGTAGCTCTTAGGGATCTTATCCTATCTGACTACGCAAAGAAAAACAATGTGAATACCTCAGCTCTGACACAATCAGAGATCAGAGATATTATCCTTGGAGCTGAGATTACCCCACCCTCTCAACAGAGGCAACAGATAGCTGAGATTGAGAAACAG GCAAAAGAAGCCAGCCAGCTTAATGCAGTCACAACCAGAACGGTAAATGTTCATGGTGAGGAGCTCATTGTCACTACCACTAGCCCCTACGAGCAAACTGCATTCGGTTCCAAGACAGATTGGCGTGTGCGTGCAATATCAGCTACTAACCTCTACCTCAGAGTCAATCACATCTACGTGAACTCAGATGACATAAAG GAGACGGGATACACATACATCATGCCAAAGAACATCCTGAAGAAGTTCATATGCGTAGCAGATCTTCGAACTCAAATTGCTGGATATCTATATGGTATCAGCCCACCGGATAATCCCCAGGTTAAGGAAATCCGTTGTGTTGTGATGGTGCCGCAGTGGGGAAGTCATCAGCATGTGAACCTGCCGTCAGCTCTTCCTGAGCATGATTTCCTTAATGATCTCGAGCCATTGGGATGGCTGCACACACAGCCTAACGAGCTCCCTCAATTGGCACCACAG GATGTTACCGCTCATTCCCGCATTCTGGAGAACAACAAGCAATGGGATGGAGAAAAGTGTATCATCCTGACATGCAGTTTCACTCCGGGATCCTGCTCTTTGACCTCATATAAGTTGACCCAAGCCGGATATGAATGGGGACGTCTCAACAAGGACACAGGCAGCAATCCTCATGGCTACCTTCCCACCCATTATGAGAAGGTTCAAATGCTGTTGAGTGACCGCTTCCTCGGGTTTTACATG GTTCCTGAGAACGGACCGTGGAACTACAACTTTATGGGAGTGAAGCACACGGTTGGGATGAAATACAGCGTCAAACTTGGATCACCAAAGGAGTACTATCACGAGGAGCATCGACCCACTCATTTCCTAGAGTTCAGCAACATGGAGGAGGCTGACATCGTTGAGGGAGATCGTGAAGACACCTTTGCTTGA
- the LOC106339053 gene encoding LOW QUALITY PROTEIN: uncharacterized protein LOC106339053 (The sequence of the model RefSeq protein was modified relative to this genomic sequence to represent the inferred CDS: inserted 2 bases in 1 codon; substituted 1 base at 1 genomic stop codon) encodes MLLELFFLLIRRLAAVERFEMVSGDEKEEPFVIEKDQCWVVAENXEIKAKEAYDSRTFGPVSSADIVGRAXVLLRTAVNYCPVRNSDTAMERDSPILAIELDVEEMAKNHKAQ; translated from the exons ATGCTCTTAGAACTATTCTTCTTATTAATAAGAAGACTAGCAGCTGTAGAAAGATTCGAAATGGTATCGGGTGATGAAAAGGAGGAGCCTTTTGTTATCGAAAAGGATCAGTGTTGGGTAGTAGCTGAAAACTAAGAGATCAAAGCTAAG GAAGCATATGATAGTCGAACATTTGGTCCAGTTTCATCAGCAGACATTGTTGGAAGAGC AGTATTGCTGAGAACAGCTGTGAATTATTGTCCCGTTCGAAACAG TGACACTGCAATGGAACGAGATTCTCCAATCCTGGCAATAGAATTGGACGTGGAAGAGATGGCTAAAAACCACAAGGCACAATGA